Proteins encoded together in one Gadus chalcogrammus isolate NIFS_2021 chromosome 18, NIFS_Gcha_1.0, whole genome shotgun sequence window:
- the tnrc6ba gene encoding trinucleotide repeat-containing gene 6B protein, which yields MEDKKRKKDDKRKRETSQKVAEQKNKVSDVNKPVSSQPPAAPSSSASPSPGSTPSASPSPAAPSPGSATAPAQAANNAKRPVVANGQPPSSAGAPGPPGNAGAAAPQQQQRYMPREVPPRFRCQQDHKVLLKRGQPPLSSMLLGGGGGGGGGGGGGGGGVGVGGGEGPNANMAAASDSSAAAVSLSLNSSVAASTTTSNYANSMWGTGSGSQTSAQGRVIVDGNNLEEWPSIASGDGGGGGGGGGGGSSAGLSVGGGGNNNNNNGMLVKSSISASGSQPPPSSSFPLPNECMQSSGGVAWGSAAPQGPLGGGAPVAAGGPLLQPPSSLSKAPAAPGSHDAAGPLEGSSGIPGANFNPNANPSAWPALVQQDGTPAAGEGGQSSLNHPGPSGSLSANSTAPLGPGLGPGGVVGVLGGHPPLSVNQSNAHQHQLHQMQSRDRETGGGGKWEGGSVGPKMAAGERAGGVDCEAGGAGLGGRGDPGLASSWRGQPPYPAAVSKTGASRTDEWEGGGGGGGGGAFGAADGDNGTSGWGFQGSASGAGAWGAAGSAGESSSSSSVQASAASQGGWGSSGAAAGERAVAAGGDWGGGGGGGGSAAVVGANPGGEGQGGACGSNGSSSGSSAGGAPPPTSACSPTAPAMSRAWDNQRGEAGETGDWGGGQGGRGGSSSSGGNSRSGSGPHGGHSRAHRPAPNAEAALQNLLSRSDLDPRVLSNTGWGQTQIRQNTSWDLDAEGKRSSRSGSSSSSSSKHQQSSISSSSSSQYSAGPGAVAADSMGPGVNPSAGSSGEGWESSNSSSSGASASGRGQPPPPGPHMRNPGVSQSSAMSAPMGAGGMGSMHSQQGKPTGWGGGGGGRGMGAGEGQGAKGWGNEEWRGNRGGGGGGGGGGGGGGGGWGDRGDQGQQGTPASGGWGESQEEKGGGWREMGRDGEGGRGGGGGGGWGSGQRGGGGGGGEEWGEPKSNSGGGGGGGWGEERKDIGGGSGGDSDVGTWGSWDEAGPRRTWGGGGGGGGDAGPNKPHQSWSGGNVGGNKMHQMPNSQSGAIKGPAAPLQQQQSQPRNQQQQQPPPPQHALDQGAMQGGWGRQPASQAQNQNQSSGWTSGPMPSGPAGGGERGGGGGVGGGSEPSGWEEPSPQSISRKNEIDDGTSAWGDPTNYNYKPVNLWDKNSAPAGQPPPPAAHGTGPGPAQAQQQQQLQQQQQQQQQQQQQQQQQHQQQQPPQQGPPVQQQPARQAAAPAGNRDMNPGHGSGKVTNIGPSGWGSTSPNSPPVDNGTAAWGKTTEAPATWGDPGETAAKTSGWGNPSANPVKPGVKSMQDGWGEGESSVAATRHSSWEDEEDGGRGGGGGGGGGGGGGGGGGGGMWDNTGSQGSGSSWGQGSNGGWGQGHAPKKPSNKGPMKGPGDSWMNPINRQFSNMGLLGEDPSGRNMDLAPGPGPDKKMEAEKRAMGMSDYNGDMRKGGRGGPISYRSPGPKDVGPSDPGSYYDKDGYLGDEGHGSLYSPPTVFKSHPLYNHTIPLRQGSHNMFGLAGGGVAQSRHQPSVPPINPSPGIRAQVPHQFLSPQVPGSMLKQMPPPSGVVGGVSGAGGGVFPPQLSPQQIAMLSSIYPPHIQFQLAYQLLLQQQQQQQQQQQQQQQQQQTPQQQLLQNQRKFPQNVRQQADPQQLARIMAVLRQQQQQQQVGVLGGGSKLSPSHLGVGVGGPKLPGVESLGHGGLGGSVADMHPKTHGGYSGFGSGVNLSGLDIGGSGMGGHGGMKDMGGQQSRFKWMMEGHSPPDSVTPESMLHKNGPVTPMKMPGGSPYSQYDMGGDPLGDNWHRTPGNKMASKPASTTSWPPEFQPGVPWKGIDRVDPESDPYMTPGSMMGNASSPNLNDSDHQLLQDNADSTPSLNTLLPSPGAWPYSASDSPLNNAHNSVKYTDYKASWPPEPIGHNKPWKAGSRSSQLNQNQLSRPPPGLASQKQAMPSPWSGGAPRLSARGWSSGSSASTWSDGSARGSCWLVLSNLTPQIDGSTLRTICMQHGPLLTFHLGLTHGTALIRYSSKQEAAKAQSALHMCVLGNTTILAEFVSEEEVARYIAHSQAGGGGGGSGGGGAVGSSGSGPIGSSSMGGSSNGERGGGLEGGSAPGGGSGGGNGGPGAPGSGWQSLDGTGSSQDPPAPQGPGLGMFAPWSTNGTVVGGGGGGGMESGRQGLWGGMGGSGYSSGSLWASPAMDDRHQMGSPAALLPGDLLGGGGD from the exons GTTGCAGAGCAAAAAAACAAAG TGTCAGACGTGAACAAGCCGGTGTCGTCGCAGCCTCCGGCCGCCCCGAGCAGCTCTGCCTCCCCCAGCCCTGGATCCACCCCCTCGGCCTCGCCCTCCCCAGCTGCCCCGAGTCCTGGCAGCGCCACCGCCCCGGCCCAGGCCGCCAACAATGCCAAGCGCCCGGTGGTGGCCAACGGacagcccccctcctctgccgGTGCCCCTGGGCCCCCTGGGAACGCCGGGGCCGCAgccccgcagcagcagcagcgctacATGCCGCGAGAGGTGCCACCTAGATTCCGCTGCCAACAGGACCACAAAGTGCTACTGAAGAGGGGCCAGCCGCCACTGTCCTCCATgctgctggggggaggaggaggtggaggtggaggaggaggaggaggaggtggtggtgtgggagttggtggtggtgaaggcccCAATGCAAACATGGCTGCTGCTTCAG ATTCCAGTGCAGCTGCAGTGTCTCTGTCCCTCAACTCATCAGTCGCTGCTTCAACTACTACTTCTAATTATGCAAATTCTATGTGGGGGACAGGCTCTGGAAGCCAGACCTCCGCTCAGGGCAGGGTGATTGTGGACGGGAACAACCTGGAAGAGTGGCCCAGCATCGCCAGCggtgacggcggcggcggcggtggcggcggcggcgggggatcCTCGGCCGGCCTGtctgtcggcggcggcggcaacaacaacaacaacaacggaaTGCTTGTGAAAAGCAGCATCAGTGCCTCTGGTAGCCAGCCCCCACCCAGCTCCTCGTTCCCTTTGCCCAATGAATGTATGCAGTCGTCCGGCGGTGTGGCGTGGGGGTCGGCTGCCCCCCAGGGTCCGCTGGGAGGAGGTGCTCCGGTGGCGGCTGGGGGGCCTCTGCTGCAACCGCCTTCCTCTCTTTCCAAAGCCCCCGCTGCACCAGGGAGCCATGACGCCGCCGGCCCCCTAGAGGGCAGCAGTGGGATTCCAGGTGCCAACTTCAACCCAAATGCCAACCCTTCGGCCTGGCCTGCCTTGGTGCAGCAGGACGGCACCCCCGCCGCGGGGGAAGGGGGGCAGTCTTCCCTCAATCACCCAGGTCCCAGTGGGTCTCTGTCTGCCAACAGCACCGCCCCCCTCGGCCCCGGGCTGGGGCCGGGCGGCGTGGTCGGGGTGCTGGGGGGTCACCCACCTTTATCTGTGAATCAATCAAACGCCCATCAGCACCAACTTCACCAAATGCaatccagagacagagagacgggtgggggggggaagtgggaggGTGGATCAGTAGGACCAAAAATGGCCGCCGGGGAGCGGGCGGGCGGTGTGGACTgtgaggcggggggggcggggctcggcGGCAGGGGAGACCCCGGCCTCGCCTCCTCGTGGAGGGGCCAGCCTCCTTACCCCGCCGCCGTCTCCAAAACGGGTGCCTCAAGGACTGACGAGTGGgagggcggcggaggaggaggaggaggaggggccttCGGGGCCGCCGACGGGGACAACGGCACCTCGGGGTGGGGGTTCCAGGGTTCCGCGAGCGGGGCCGGCGCGTGGGGCGCGGCCGGCAGCGCgggggagagcagcagcagcagcagcgtgcaAGCCTCTGCGGCATCTCAGGGAGGGTGGGGCTCGAGTGGCGCCGCGGCCGGAGAGagggcggtggcggcgggcggcgactggggcggtggcggcggcggcggcggctctgCTGCTGTGGTCGGAGCCAAtccaggaggggaggggcagggcGGAGCCTGCGGCAGTAATGGCAGCAGTAGCGGGAGCAGCGCCGgaggggccccgccccccacctcGGCCTGCTCCCCCACGGCGCCCGCCATGAGCAGAGCTTGGGACAATCAGAGGGGGGAGGCCGGCGAGACCGGGGACTGGggagggggccagggggggcggggggggtcctCGTCGAGTGGCGGGAATTCCAGGAGCGGGAGTGGACCTCACGGCGGCCACTCGCGGGCCCACCGCCCGGCACCAAACGCCGAGGCTGCCTTACAGAACCTGCTCAGCCGCTCGGACCTGGACCCCCGGGTGCTGTCCAACACGGGCTGGGGCCAGACGCAGATCCGGCAGAACACGTCCTGGGACCTCGACGCGGAGGGGAAAC ggagcagcagaagcggctcctcgtcctcgtcgtcatcCAAACACCAACAATCCAGTATAAGTTCTTCGTCGTCTTCTCAGTATTCTGCTGGGCCGGGGGCCGTGGCCGCGGACTCGATGGGCCCCGGGGTCAACCCGTCTGCGGGCTCCTCGGGGGAGGGCTGGGAGAGCAGCAACAGTAGCAGTAGCGGAGCCTCGGCGTCCGGGAGGGGGCAAccgccccccccaggcccaCACATGAGGAATCCCGGCGTCTCACAATCTAGCGCCATGAGCGCGCCCATGGGagcgggggggatggggagcatGCATAGCCAGCAGGGGAAgcccacaggctgggggggtggtggtggtgggagaggcaTGGGGGCCGGGGAAGGCCAAGGAGCCAAAGGTTGGGGAAATGAGGAGTGGAGAGGcaatagaggaggaggtggtggtggtggaggaggaggtggtggtggtggtggtggttggggtgatCGTGGTGATCAGGGTCAACAGGGTACCCCTGCCAGTGGAGGCTGGGGTGAGAGCCAGGAGGAGAAAGGCGGAGGCTGGAGGGAGATGGGTAGGgacggagaaggaggaagaggcggtggcggtggcggtgggtgGGGTTCAGggcagaggggtgggggtggtggaggaggtgaggaatgGGGAGAGCCCAAATCTAACAGTGGcggtggaggcggcggcggatggggggaggaaaggaaggaCATTGGAGGAG GATCAGGCGGGGATTCAGATGTAGGAACATGGGGGAGCTGGGACGAGGCTGGCCCCCGTagaacctggggggggggtggtggaggtggaggagacgcGGGGCCCAACAAGCCCCACCAAAGCTGGAGTGGAGGGAACGTGGGAGGAAACAAAATGCACCAGATGCCAAACAGCCAGTCGGGCGCCATCAAGGGCCCGGCGGCACCACTGCAACAGCAACAATCACAGCCGCGcaatcagcagcagcagcagccgccgccgccgcagcacgCTCTGGACCAGGGGGCTATGCAAGGAGGCTGGGGGCGACAGCCTGCCTCCCAAGCCCAGAATCAGAACCAAAGCTCAGGCTGGACCTCGGGGCCCATGCCCAGTGGCCCCGCTGGAggtggagaaagaggaggaggaggaggagttggtggaGGCTCGGAGCCCAGTGGCTGGGAGGAGCCTTCGCCGCAGTCCATCAGCAGGAAGAACGAGATCGACGACGGCACGTCGGCGTGGGGAGATCCgaccaattacaattacaagCCGGTCAACCTGTGGGATAAGAACAGTGCACCTGCGGGCCAACCGCCGCCACCAGCGGCACACGGCACGGGGCCTGGCCCAGCtcaggcccagcagcagcaacaacttcaacagcagcagcagcaacaacagcagcagcaacaacaacaacaacaacaacatcaacagcagcagccaccgCAGCAGGGACCTCCAGTACAGCAGCAGCCCGCTAGACAAGCTGCAGCGCCGGCTGGGAATAGGGACATGAACCCTGGTCACGGGTCCGGGAAAGTTACAAATATCG GTCCGTCCGGCTGGGGGAGCACGTCACCCAACAGCCCCCCTGTGGACAACGGTACGGCCGCCTGGGGGAAGACCACAGAGGCCCCGGCTACCTGGGGTGACCCTGGGGAGACGGCAGCCAAGACTTCGGGCTGGGGAAACCCCTCTGCCAACCCCGTCAAACCTG gtgTAAAGTCTATGCAAGATGGatggggggaaggagagagctcTGTGGCGGCCACCAGACACTCCAGttgggaggatgaggaagatggtggacgtggcggcggcggcggcggtggtggtggtggtggtggtggtggtggtggtggagggggtatGTGGGACAACACCGGCTCCCAGGGAAGCGGCTCCTCCTGGGGCCAGGGAAGCAACGGTGGCTGGGGCCAGGGTCACGCCCCCAAGAAACCCAGCAACAAG GGGCCAATGAAGGGGCCAGGCGACTCCTGGATGAACCCCATCAACAGACAGTTCTCCAACATGGGGTTGCTG GGGGAGGACCCCAGCGGCCGCAACATGGACCTCGCCCCCGGGCCCGGCCCGGACAAGAAGATGGAGGCGGAGAAGCGGGCCATGGGCATGAGCGACTACAACGGGGACATGCGGAAAGGCGGGCGCGGAGGGCCCATATCCTACCGGTCGCCCGGCCCCAAGGACGTGGGGCCCTCAGATCCCGGATCCTACTACGACAAG gacggTTACCTTGGGGACGAGGGTCATGGCTCTCTATACTCTCCGCCCACTGTCTTCAAGTCCCACCCCCTCTACAACCACACTATCCCCCTTAGACAA GGCAGTCACAACATGTTTGGCCTTGccggagggggcgtggcccagTCCAGGCACCAACCCAGCGTGCCGCCCATTAACCCTTCCCCAGGGATACGAGCGCAAGTGCCTCATCAGTTCCTGTCACCACAG GTGCCAGGCTCTATGCTGAAGCAAATGCCGCCTCCCAGCGGGGTTGTAGGAGGTGTGTCGGGGGCCGGGGGAGGCGTGTTCCCCCCTCAGCTGTCCCCCCAGCAGATTGCCATGCTCAGCAGCATCTACCCCCCCCACATCCAGTTCCAGCTG GCCTaccagctccttctccagcagcagcagcaacagcaacagcagcagcagcagcagcagcagcagcagcagacaccccagcagcagctgctccagAACCAGAGGAAGTTCCCCCAGAACGTCCGCCAGCAGGCCGACCCACAGCAG CTGGCCAGGATCATGGCCGTGCtccgtcagcagcagcagcagcaacaagtCGGGGTTCTTGGGGGTGGCTCCAAGCTGTCCCCCTCCCACCTCGGCGTGGGAGTGGGCGGCCCTAAGCTCCCTGGCGTGGAGTCTCTGGGCCACGGCGGGCTGGGTGGCTCGGTGGCCGACATGCACCCCAAGACCCACGGGGGCTACTCTG GGTTTGGCTCTGGGGTCAACCTGTCTGGCCTGGACATCGGGGGCTCTGGGATGGGCGGACACGGGGGGATGAAGGACATGGGGGGCCAGCAGTCTCGCTTCAAGTGGATGATGGAGGGCCACTCGCCACCCGACTCGGTCACTCCCGAGAGCATGCTCCACAAAAATG GTCCTGTTACCCCTATGAAGATGCCCGGGGGCTCCCCTTACTCCCAGTACGACATGGGCGGAGACCCCCTAGGGGACAACTGGCATCGTACCCCTGGCAACAAGATGGCATCCAAGcctgcctccaccaccagctggcCTCCAG AGTTCCAGCCCGGCGTACCCTGGAAGGGAATCGACCGGGTTGACCCAGAGTCTGACCCCTACATGACCCCGGGGAGCATGATGGGCAACGCCAGCTCCCCGAACCTCAACGACTCGGACCACCAGTTGCTACAAGATAATGCAG ATTCTACCCCTTCCCTGAACACCTTGCTGCCTTCACCTGGTGCCTGGCCTTACAGTGCCTCAGACAGCCCCCTCAACAACGCACATAATTCAG TAAAGTACACAGATTACAAGGCCAGCTGGCCCCCAGAGCCCATTGGACACAACAAACCCTGGAAAGCTGGGAGCCGCAGCAGCCAGCTCAACCAGAACCAGCTGTCCCGCCCACCGCCTGGCCTAGCCAGTCAGAAGCAGGCGATGCCTTCGCCCTGGTCCGGGGGAGCCCCGCGGTTGTCTGCCAGGGGTTGGAGCTCGGGCAGCAGCG cgTCCACATGGAGTGACGGCAGTGCACGAGGAAGCTGCTGGTTGGTGCTCAGTAATCTCACGCCACag ATCGACGGCTCCACCCTGAGGACCATCTGCATGCAGCACGGCCCCCTGCTGACCTTTCACCTGGGCTTGACCCACGGCACGGCCCTGATCCGCTACAGCTCCAAACAGGAAGCGGCCAAGGCCCAGAGCGCGCTCCACAT GTGTGTCCTGGGCAACACCACCATCCTGGCGGAGTTTgtgagtgaggaggaggtggcccgcTACATTGCACATTcccaggcaggaggaggaggaggcggcagcggggggggaggagcggtCGGCTCCTCTGGCTCGGGCCCCATCGGGTCTTCCTCCATGGGGGGCAGCAGTAACGGCGAGAGAGGCGGAGGATTAGAAGGAGGATCTGCCCCGGGCGGAGGCTCGGGAGGCGGGAAcggaggccccggggcccctggcTCCGGGTGGCAGAGCCTCGACGGTACAGGCAGCTCACAAGACCCACcggccccccaggggcccggcctGGGCATGTTCGCGCCCTGGAGCACCAACGGGACGGTggtgggcggcggcggtggcggcggcatGGAGAGCGGGCGGCAGGGTCTCTGGGGGGGCATGGGCGGGTCAGGGTACTCCAGTGGCAGCCTGTGGGCCTCCCCGGCCATGGACGACCGGCACCAGATGGGGAGCCCGGCCGCACTGCTGCCAGGGGACCTGCTAGGGGGAGGCGGTGACtga